The sequence GAGCCATTAGAAGTAGAAAAGAAGTCATAAATTACTGGAAATAAATAAAATAAAAAATTATTTGTATGTCACTTCTAATCGTGGATTTCCAACTAGAACATCACGTTGAATTGCTCTACCAATATGGAATTCGTCATGAAGCAATGTTTGTTCTCGTCTTGTCGTTTCTGTGTCGTTTGCCGCTCGCAACTCAAATCCATATCCTTGCATTGTGCCTGTAACACCTTGTATGTATTCAGTCACGTCAAAAGAAATAGCTGCTGTCCCTTGATAAGGAACATGGAACGTTGATGTACCAGTAGGATCACGTCCTCTTAAAAAAGTAGGTAATACATTCCATGTCGCAGGTGTTGCACCAAACATAGGATCTCTAACTGGATATGCAACAACAGTCATTTCAAGATCACATTTAGTGCTGTCATATGAAGATGCACATGTTCCACTCAATGCATCCAAAACAATCTTTGCTGATTGAACTTCACTCCCTTTAAAATTCGCTGTAAAACGAACTAAATAACGATCAAATCCATCTGCAGAACATCCAATCATAGCTGGCTCTCCATAAAAATTTCTATCAGGTTCTGCTTCACGAACACGAACTGCATAATATGCTGGA comes from Candidatus Woesearchaeota archaeon and encodes:
- a CDS encoding DNRLRE domain-containing protein, which translates into the protein MKIRALSLVGLLGCAESQVQKSETNDPTSGDLLISGAEKSALQSETIPAYYAVRVREAEPDRNFYGEPAMIGCSADGFDRYLVRFTANFKGSEVQSAKIVLDALSGTCASSYDSTKCDLEMTVVAYPVRDPMFGATPATWNVLPTFLRGRDPTGTSTFHVPYQGTAAISFDVTEYIQGVTGTMQGYGFELRAANDTETTRREQTLLHDEFHIGRAIQRDVLVGNPRLEVTYK